One part of the Fusibacter sp. A1 genome encodes these proteins:
- a CDS encoding L-threonylcarbamoyladenylate synthase, translating into MTLIIEYKKEKGDEQLLKPAEILKNGGTVVFPTETVYGLGANALSEEAAMKIYAAKGRPSDNPLIVHIHDQSILESLVESVPKIAVELMEAFWPGPLTLVFKKSGKVSDIVSGGLGTVAVRMPSDKVALKLIELAGVPVAAPSANVSGRPSPTRPEHVISQLSGRVDAIVTEGDAKHGLESTVLDVSSGQAVLLRPGSVTVNQIEGVIGTISLDPTLLDKMDHMVPKAPGMKYRHYAPDAQVYVLDEGLDESRCRQLASEFESEGKKVRLILESDAEILGKNLFAWLIAADNSGVDVVLIKAVSTDGVGLAVMNRLLKSAGHRVLL; encoded by the coding sequence ATGACATTGATTATTGAGTATAAAAAAGAAAAGGGTGACGAGCAGCTATTAAAGCCTGCTGAGATTTTAAAGAACGGCGGTACGGTCGTTTTTCCTACAGAAACGGTTTACGGTTTAGGTGCGAATGCCCTTAGCGAGGAGGCCGCAATGAAGATCTATGCGGCCAAGGGACGGCCATCGGATAATCCGCTGATCGTCCATATCCACGATCAGAGTATTTTAGAAAGCCTTGTGGAAAGTGTCCCTAAGATTGCTGTGGAGTTGATGGAAGCGTTTTGGCCCGGCCCCCTGACATTGGTCTTTAAAAAGAGCGGGAAGGTGTCTGATATTGTTTCGGGCGGACTGGGTACGGTCGCTGTCAGAATGCCTTCTGACAAGGTGGCGCTTAAGCTGATTGAGCTTGCGGGCGTTCCTGTCGCGGCACCATCTGCAAATGTGTCGGGCAGACCTAGCCCTACAAGGCCCGAGCATGTGATCAGCCAGCTTTCAGGAAGAGTGGATGCGATCGTCACAGAAGGCGATGCGAAACATGGTCTGGAGTCTACGGTGCTGGATGTCAGTTCAGGCCAGGCGGTGCTCTTGAGGCCGGGTTCTGTCACTGTGAACCAGATCGAGGGTGTGATCGGTACGATTAGCCTTGATCCTACGCTGCTTGACAAGATGGACCATATGGTGCCTAAGGCGCCTGGCATGAAATACAGGCACTATGCTCCCGATGCCCAGGTTTATGTGCTTGATGAAGGACTCGATGAGTCAAGATGCAGACAGCTCGCATCTGAGTTTGAGTCTGAAGGAAAAAAAGTGAGGTTGATTTTAGAGTCAGATGCTGAAATTCTGGGTAAGAATCTTTTTGCATGGCTGATCGCTGCGGACAACTCAGGGGTCGATGTCGTTTTGATCAAGGCTGTGAGCACCGACGGCGTTGGACTTGCGGTGATGAACAGGCTGCTAAAGTCTGCCGGCCATCGAGTGCTGCTGTGA
- a CDS encoding deaminase: MRIDKNNYYLDIAETVIKRGTCIRRNFGAIIVKNDEIVSTGYTGAPRGRKNCMDLGSCRRQELEIPRGERYEMCRSVHAEANAIISAARSEMIGATLYLVGKEADGEYVPRASSCAMCKRLIINAGIEQIVVRDTSTDFREFMVEDWISHDDSLSESCAY; this comes from the coding sequence ATGAGAATCGATAAGAACAACTACTATTTGGATATTGCAGAAACCGTCATCAAGCGAGGTACCTGTATCCGTAGAAATTTCGGGGCGATTATCGTGAAGAACGACGAAATCGTGTCCACTGGATACACAGGCGCGCCGAGAGGGCGTAAGAACTGTATGGATCTTGGCTCTTGCAGAAGGCAGGAGCTTGAAATTCCGCGCGGTGAAAGATACGAGATGTGCAGAAGCGTTCACGCAGAAGCCAATGCGATCATTTCTGCGGCGCGAAGCGAGATGATCGGAGCAACGCTCTATCTGGTTGGAAAAGAGGCGGATGGAGAGTATGTGCCCAGAGCAAGCTCCTGCGCGATGTGCAAACGGCTGATCATCAATGCGGGTATCGAACAGATCGTCGTCAGAGATACAAGTACTGATTTTAGGGAATTCATGGTAGAAGACTGGATAAGTCACGACGACTCCTTGTCTGAGTCCTGCGCCTACTGA
- the upp gene encoding uracil phosphoribosyltransferase — translation MSKVFEMDHPLIQHKLSIIRDKNTGSKEFRELVREVSMLMAYEVTRELPLEDTEIETPIMKMTGKTIAGRKQGIVPILRAGLGMVDGFLNLLPAAKVGHVGLYRDPETLEPVEYYCKMPADIEDRDLYVVDPMLATGGSAIAAIRFIKQRGAKSIKFVCLLGCPEGIKAVQDAHPDVDIYVAKIDEKLNDHAYIIPGLGDAGDRLFGTK, via the coding sequence ATGAGTAAAGTATTTGAGATGGATCATCCGCTGATCCAGCATAAATTATCTATTATCAGAGACAAGAACACGGGTTCTAAGGAATTTAGAGAGCTTGTCAGAGAAGTTTCGATGCTGATGGCGTATGAAGTGACACGTGAACTTCCGCTAGAAGATACGGAGATTGAAACTCCGATCATGAAGATGACAGGAAAGACGATCGCTGGAAGAAAACAAGGCATCGTGCCTATTTTAAGAGCCGGTCTTGGTATGGTAGACGGATTCTTAAACCTTTTGCCTGCTGCAAAGGTGGGTCATGTGGGTCTTTATAGGGATCCTGAAACGCTTGAGCCTGTGGAGTACTACTGCAAAATGCCTGCTGATATTGAAGATAGGGACCTTTATGTTGTAGATCCGATGCTTGCTACTGGTGGTTCTGCGATTGCGGCGATCAGATTTATCAAGCAGCGTGGTGCCAAAAGCATCAAGTTTGTCTGTCTTTTGGGCTGCCCTGAAGGCATAAAAGCGGTTCAGGACGCACACCCGGATGTGGATATCTACGTGGCGAAAATTGACGAGAAGCTGAACGATCACGCCTACATCATCCCAGGTCTTGGAGATGCCGGCGACAGACTGTTCGGTACAAAATAA
- the rpiB gene encoding ribose 5-phosphate isomerase B — MKIALGCDHGGFALKEEIAKHLAGRGFEVVDFGTYSTESVDYPDYSKKAADAVVSGECERGILICGTGQGIMMAANKVKGIRCAVLSDVFSAEMTRMHNDANMIALGGRVVGVGLALRIVDAYLDAQFEGGRHQTRIDKIMEIEA, encoded by the coding sequence ATGAAAATTGCACTAGGATGTGACCATGGTGGGTTTGCTTTAAAAGAAGAAATTGCAAAGCACTTGGCTGGTAGAGGGTTTGAAGTAGTGGATTTTGGAACGTATTCGACTGAATCCGTCGATTATCCGGATTACTCGAAAAAAGCAGCTGATGCTGTCGTAAGCGGCGAGTGCGAGCGTGGGATCCTGATCTGCGGAACCGGCCAGGGAATCATGATGGCTGCCAACAAGGTAAAAGGAATCAGATGTGCGGTTCTTTCTGATGTGTTCAGCGCGGAAATGACTCGTATGCATAACGATGCCAACATGATCGCCTTAGGCGGTAGGGTGGTAGGCGTCGGTCTTGCCCTGAGAATTGTTGATGCTTATTTAGATGCACAGTTTGAAGGCGGTCGCCATCAGACACGTATCGATAAAATAATGGAAATCGAAGCTTAA
- the prmC gene encoding peptide chain release factor N(5)-glutamine methyltransferase, producing the protein MQVLGELIKSGSELLTGVSDSAQLDVELIVMSVCKLERYQLVTGRDRELDEDSCLKIETMIKRRLMGEPIAYIIGEKHFMGLKFAVTSGVLIPRPDTEVLVETILEDYEGKTFSGVEIGSGSGAICISLLSYSKESRMTALDISEIAIEITSQNAYSNEVKNRLTVLYSDVFSALDKDAKYDFVVSNPPYIRRSDIEGLMNDVKDFEPHLALDGGLDGLDFYRQITEESPGYLKCGGGLYFEIGYDQGKDVSELLEARGFCEVRIIKDLAGHDRVVCGKWKE; encoded by the coding sequence GTGCAAGTTTTAGGTGAACTGATAAAAAGCGGCAGCGAGCTTTTGACAGGGGTTTCTGATAGCGCGCAGCTGGATGTAGAGCTGATTGTGATGTCTGTTTGCAAGCTCGAGAGATACCAGCTGGTGACAGGCAGGGACAGGGAACTTGATGAAGACTCATGCCTTAAAATCGAAACGATGATCAAGAGGCGCCTTATGGGTGAACCTATCGCCTACATCATCGGCGAGAAGCATTTTATGGGGCTGAAGTTTGCTGTGACAAGCGGTGTGCTGATTCCTAGGCCCGACACAGAGGTACTTGTTGAAACGATCCTTGAGGACTACGAAGGTAAAACGTTCAGCGGAGTCGAAATCGGAAGCGGAAGCGGTGCGATCTGTATCTCCCTTTTAAGCTATAGCAAAGAGAGCAGGATGACAGCGCTTGATATTTCTGAAATAGCTATTGAAATCACCAGTCAAAACGCTTATAGTAATGAAGTGAAAAATCGTTTGACGGTACTCTATTCCGACGTGTTCAGCGCGCTGGATAAGGATGCGAAATACGATTTTGTAGTGAGTAACCCTCCCTATATCAGGCGCTCTGATATTGAGGGACTGATGAATGATGTAAAGGACTTCGAACCGCATCTGGCGCTTGACGGCGGCTTAGACGGACTCGATTTTTATAGACAGATCACAGAGGAGTCGCCAGGTTATCTTAAGTGCGGCGGCGGACTCTATTTTGAAATCGGCTATGATCAGGGCAAGGATGTTTCGGAATTACTTGAAGCCCGTGGTTTTTGTGAGGTTCGTATAATTAAGGATTTAGCCGGGCACGACCGTGTGGTGTGCGGCAAATGGAAAGAGTAG
- a CDS encoding glycosyltransferase family 4 protein, with protein MVIKLFLPMLTAFFMSLLATPLIIKVAHHVGAIDVPSDDRRVHTKPIPRLGGLAIFISVMFSLLIFIDLPTTKLLGIMIGSLVIVFLGFVDDIAPIKAKYKLMVQILAAFILVFSDIRITGVSSFFNLSQTIYVDEFLSTAITILWIVGITNTLNLIDGLDGLSGGVSTISALTLAYVAFINGRIEIAIITLIIAGACLGFLPYNFNPARIFMGDTGALFLGFILSAISIEGTIKSATAITFFAPVLALGLPIFDTFFSIVRRTATGKHPFEADKGHLHHRILSMGFGQKKTVLMLYLINTLLGLGGVFLLKKLYVEMGITIAIAAILILIPIRLSLKARVKVDEE; from the coding sequence GTGGTAATCAAATTGTTTTTGCCGATGCTCACGGCTTTCTTTATGAGCTTACTTGCTACGCCGCTGATCATCAAGGTGGCGCATCATGTCGGTGCCATTGACGTACCGAGTGATGATCGAAGGGTTCACACAAAACCTATTCCAAGGTTGGGCGGACTTGCGATCTTCATATCCGTGATGTTCTCACTGCTGATCTTTATCGATTTACCTACGACGAAACTCTTAGGTATCATGATAGGGTCGCTTGTGATCGTATTTTTGGGCTTTGTCGATGACATCGCGCCGATCAAAGCAAAATATAAGCTTATGGTGCAGATACTCGCCGCCTTCATCCTGGTGTTTTCGGATATCCGCATCACGGGAGTCTCAAGCTTTTTCAACTTGTCGCAAACGATTTATGTGGATGAGTTCTTAAGTACTGCAATTACCATTCTTTGGATCGTTGGAATCACCAATACGCTTAATCTGATCGATGGACTGGACGGCTTGTCGGGTGGGGTCTCTACGATATCCGCGCTGACGCTTGCTTATGTCGCGTTTATCAACGGACGTATCGAAATTGCAATCATCACGCTTATCATCGCAGGAGCATGTCTTGGATTTTTACCATACAACTTCAATCCTGCAAGGATATTCATGGGGGACACAGGCGCTCTGTTTTTAGGCTTTATCCTTTCTGCGATATCGATAGAAGGTACCATTAAAAGCGCCACGGCGATCACTTTCTTCGCACCCGTTTTGGCCCTGGGGCTTCCTATTTTCGATACCTTCTTTTCGATTGTCAGAAGAACCGCCACAGGGAAACATCCCTTTGAAGCCGACAAGGGGCACTTGCACCATAGGATTCTGTCGATGGGATTCGGACAGAAGAAAACGGTGCTCATGCTGTACCTGATCAATACCCTACTTGGACTAGGCGGCGTTTTCTTGTTGAAAAAGCTGTATGTCGAAATGGGTATCACCATAGCGATCGCCGCCATTTTGATTCTGATTCCGATCAGGTTGAGCTTGAAGGCGAGAGTGAAGGTTGACGAGGAATAA
- the prfA gene encoding peptide chain release factor 1, which produces MLDKLVMLEEKFIDLEYKISDPEIINNQNEWQKFMKEHADIAPIINVYREFKQVMSGIEEAKEILETEKDEEMRELAKMELKDNEERELELREELRLLLLPKDPNDDKNVIVEIRAGAGGDEAGLFAGELQRLYMRYAEKNRWKVDMMSTSETGVGGVKEAIFMIEGKGAYSRLKFESGIHRVQRVPATESQGRIHTSTATVAVLPEIDDVEVEVRKQDLRIDVFRSSGNGGQSVNTTDSAVRITHLPTGIVVSCQDGKSQLKNKDKAMKVLTARLYEMELAEQQSEIAEDRKSQLGTGDRSGKIRTYNFPQGRVTDHRIPITLYKLAQFMEGEIDEIIDALITMRQAEMLAETE; this is translated from the coding sequence ATGTTAGACAAGTTAGTGATGCTTGAAGAGAAATTTATCGATCTTGAATACAAGATCTCAGATCCTGAGATCATCAATAATCAGAACGAGTGGCAGAAGTTCATGAAAGAGCATGCCGATATCGCGCCGATTATCAATGTGTACAGAGAGTTCAAGCAAGTGATGTCAGGGATTGAAGAAGCAAAAGAAATCCTTGAAACCGAAAAAGACGAGGAAATGCGTGAGCTTGCCAAGATGGAGCTTAAGGACAATGAGGAACGCGAGCTCGAGCTTCGTGAAGAGCTGAGACTGCTTTTGCTACCGAAAGATCCGAATGACGATAAGAACGTTATCGTCGAGATCCGTGCGGGCGCAGGCGGAGATGAGGCCGGTCTGTTCGCAGGTGAGCTTCAACGTCTGTACATGCGTTATGCCGAGAAGAACCGCTGGAAAGTGGATATGATGTCCACAAGCGAGACAGGTGTCGGCGGCGTTAAGGAAGCGATCTTCATGATCGAGGGCAAGGGCGCTTATTCACGCCTGAAGTTCGAAAGCGGTATCCATAGGGTACAGCGTGTTCCCGCTACAGAATCACAAGGTAGGATCCATACGTCGACGGCTACTGTGGCTGTGCTTCCTGAAATTGACGATGTCGAAGTGGAAGTCAGAAAGCAGGACCTTAGAATCGACGTGTTCAGGTCGTCGGGTAACGGCGGTCAGTCTGTAAACACCACCGATTCGGCGGTTCGTATCACCCATCTTCCTACAGGTATCGTTGTTTCATGCCAGGATGGTAAATCACAGCTTAAGAACAAGGACAAGGCCATGAAGGTCTTGACTGCGAGACTCTATGAGATGGAGCTTGCCGAGCAGCAGTCTGAAATTGCTGAGGATAGAAAATCACAGCTTGGAACAGGTGATCGAAGTGGAAAGATCAGAACGTACAACTTTCCTCAAGGCCGTGTGACAGACCATAGGATTCCTATCACGCTATATAAACTGGCTCAGTTCATGGAAGGTGAGATCGATGAGATTATCGATGCGCTGATTACGATGAGACAGGCAGAAATGCTTGCAGAAACAGAATAA
- a CDS encoding DUF1385 domain-containing protein, whose amino-acid sequence MKEKYCDIGGQALIEGVMMRGKKTIAMSVRKTNGEIETKLDQTSQFFNHALFKLPIIRGMVALINSMIIGVQALTYSAEFFAEADDGYEESKFDLWVKKTFKDQADNVLIGFSMIMAFGMAIIMFAVIPSVIAGFLKVKIANVMALALVEGLIKITLFVGYILLISRMKDIQRVFEYHGAEHKTIHCFESGEELTPENAQKFSRIHPRCGTSFLLFVLAISIGVFSFVTWSSIGMRIVLKILLLPAIAGLAFELIKISGKYDNFLVKFISQPGLWMQRITTREPDLKQLEVAIASMEAVLVEEGVKACKF is encoded by the coding sequence ATGAAAGAAAAATATTGTGATATAGGCGGTCAGGCCTTGATAGAAGGCGTGATGATGCGCGGTAAGAAAACCATTGCCATGAGTGTCAGAAAAACAAACGGCGAAATTGAAACGAAGCTGGATCAGACGAGCCAGTTTTTCAACCATGCCCTCTTTAAGCTTCCTATCATAAGGGGCATGGTCGCCCTGATCAATTCAATGATCATCGGTGTTCAGGCCCTTACTTACTCGGCGGAATTTTTCGCTGAAGCGGATGACGGCTATGAGGAATCGAAGTTCGACCTATGGGTGAAGAAAACGTTTAAGGATCAGGCGGACAATGTGCTTATCGGATTTTCCATGATCATGGCCTTTGGCATGGCGATTATCATGTTCGCTGTCATTCCTTCTGTGATTGCAGGATTCTTGAAGGTGAAGATAGCAAATGTGATGGCGCTCGCCCTTGTCGAGGGACTGATCAAAATCACCTTGTTTGTAGGATATATTCTGTTGATTTCAAGAATGAAAGACATACAAAGGGTGTTCGAGTATCATGGAGCGGAGCATAAGACGATTCACTGTTTTGAATCGGGTGAGGAGCTGACTCCTGAGAACGCGCAGAAATTTTCGCGCATCCATCCGAGATGCGGTACGAGCTTCCTTTTATTTGTACTCGCAATCAGTATCGGTGTGTTTTCGTTTGTGACATGGTCGTCGATAGGCATGAGGATCGTGCTTAAGATCCTACTCCTACCGGCTATCGCAGGACTTGCTTTTGAGCTGATCAAGATATCTGGAAAGTACGACAATTTTCTTGTCAAATTCATCAGTCAGCCAGGTCTTTGGATGCAGCGTATCACTACACGCGAGCCTGACCTGAAGCAGCTTGAAGTAGCCATCGCCTCTATGGAGGCGGTATTGGTCGAAGAGGGTGTCAAGGCGTGCAAGTTTTAG
- a CDS encoding cation:proton antiporter yields MEKYFYLVQLAIILIAANIGGLISTRFKQPAVLGQIIVGMILGMGLMVKTEFIGDIAELGVVFLMFTAGLETDVDELKSSSKSSSMIALGGVVVPFTLVSIGTYLLTRSVETSLFMGIVSTATSVSISVQTLREIGRLRSRQGITILGAAIIDDIIGIVLLALLLGVLHPTEGAHIVLVIGKLGMFFALTYIVGIGISRLLDRFCEKLNISDHVVTYAIVLCFLLAFASEELGVAAITGAYFAGVAFSMTKVRHKVSHDINLISTTFFTPVFFVAIGMGVNLFSAFQAIGIGLILIILGSLGKVIGCGVGAKLTGFNKFEGMQIGLGMIPRAEVAIILANLGVTMNIITDKEIAGVILMVVATTLMTPSLLKWSFERESAMMAPKVQKTAVSLAVESTK; encoded by the coding sequence ATGGAAAAGTACTTCTACCTGGTTCAATTGGCAATTATCCTAATTGCGGCAAATATCGGTGGATTGATCAGTACTAGATTTAAACAACCGGCGGTTTTAGGACAAATTATCGTAGGTATGATACTGGGCATGGGGCTTATGGTGAAAACCGAATTTATAGGCGATATCGCAGAGCTGGGCGTCGTATTCCTGATGTTCACGGCAGGACTTGAAACAGATGTCGATGAACTGAAATCGTCCAGCAAATCGTCTTCGATGATTGCTCTTGGGGGTGTTGTCGTTCCTTTTACTCTGGTGAGTATCGGGACCTACCTGCTTACCCGCAGTGTCGAAACGTCGTTGTTTATGGGCATCGTATCCACTGCGACCTCTGTGAGCATCTCGGTGCAGACACTTAGGGAGATCGGGCGCTTAAGATCCAGACAGGGGATTACTATCTTAGGTGCGGCGATCATTGACGATATCATTGGAATTGTCCTTCTAGCGCTTTTACTAGGCGTGCTGCACCCCACAGAAGGGGCGCATATCGTACTGGTAATCGGCAAGCTGGGCATGTTTTTTGCTTTAACATACATAGTCGGTATAGGGATTTCTAGACTGCTTGATAGATTCTGTGAAAAGCTCAATATCAGCGACCATGTAGTCACTTATGCGATCGTCTTATGCTTTTTACTGGCATTCGCGTCAGAGGAGTTAGGTGTTGCAGCAATTACAGGCGCTTACTTCGCAGGTGTGGCTTTTAGCATGACAAAAGTGAGGCACAAGGTCAGCCACGACATCAACCTTATTTCGACTACCTTCTTTACTCCGGTTTTCTTTGTGGCGATAGGTATGGGGGTCAATCTTTTCTCGGCGTTTCAGGCGATAGGCATCGGTCTGATCCTTATTATTCTAGGCAGTTTGGGAAAAGTGATCGGATGTGGTGTAGGCGCGAAGCTTACAGGCTTTAATAAGTTTGAGGGCATGCAGATCGGCCTTGGGATGATTCCGAGGGCAGAAGTCGCTATTATCCTAGCAAATCTAGGTGTGACGATGAACATCATCACCGATAAGGAAATCGCAGGGGTGATCCTGATGGTGGTGGCGACTACGCTAATGACGCCGTCGCTGCTGAAATGGTCTTTCGAAAGAGAAAGCGCTATGATGGCGCCGAAGGTTCAAAAAACCGCTGTGTCACTTGCTGTTGAAAGTACTAAATGA